One stretch of Geoalkalibacter ferrihydriticus DSM 17813 DNA includes these proteins:
- a CDS encoding glycine betaine ABC transporter substrate-binding protein, protein MQRHLMKMALVLIVAMALLVGGCQKQEDRAAQKKIDLIYVEWSSEVASTNVVKAVLQEKLGYEVQLTPVSAAAMWQGIASGDADAMVAAWLPTTHGHYLERLSGQLEDLGPNLDGTRIGLVVPAYVDINSITEIKQHAERFDGRIIGIDPGAGIMSKTEEAMEVYGLDNLRLMEGSGATMTATLADAINRDQWMVVTGWTPHWKFAQWDLKYLEDPQNVYGGAEQIHTIVRQGLEEDMPEVYRFLDNFSWTTDDLQQVMVWNREDGATPYASAKRWIEENPAKVEAWLR, encoded by the coding sequence ATGCAAAGACACTTGATGAAGATGGCACTCGTGCTGATTGTAGCGATGGCTTTGCTTGTCGGCGGCTGCCAGAAGCAGGAAGATCGTGCGGCGCAGAAAAAAATCGACCTGATTTACGTGGAATGGTCCTCCGAGGTCGCCAGCACCAATGTGGTCAAGGCCGTGTTGCAGGAAAAGCTCGGCTACGAGGTCCAATTGACGCCGGTGAGCGCCGCCGCCATGTGGCAGGGTATCGCCAGCGGCGACGCCGACGCCATGGTCGCAGCCTGGCTGCCGACCACCCACGGCCATTATCTGGAGCGGCTTAGTGGACAGCTTGAAGATCTCGGCCCGAACCTCGACGGCACCCGCATCGGTCTGGTGGTGCCCGCCTATGTCGACATCAATTCCATTACCGAGATCAAGCAGCATGCCGAGCGCTTCGACGGCCGCATAATCGGCATCGATCCCGGCGCCGGGATTATGTCCAAAACCGAAGAAGCCATGGAGGTCTATGGTTTGGACAACCTGCGGTTGATGGAAGGCAGCGGTGCCACGATGACCGCTACCCTGGCCGATGCCATCAATCGTGACCAATGGATGGTGGTGACCGGCTGGACTCCTCACTGGAAATTCGCCCAGTGGGACCTGAAATATCTCGAGGATCCGCAGAATGTCTACGGTGGCGCAGAGCAGATCCATACCATCGTGCGCCAGGGACTCGAAGAGGATATGCCCGAAGTCTATCGCTTCCTCGACAATTTTTCCTGGACCACCGACGACCTGCAGCAGGTCATGGTGTGGAACCGCGAGGATGGCGCGACGCCCTACGCGTCGGCCAAGCGCTGGATCGAGGAAAACCCCGCAAAGGTCGAAGCCTGGCTGCGCTAG
- a CDS encoding M3 family oligoendopeptidase, with product MAADSPTWNLAPLYQGADDPALEADLEQLRKAARTLRRDFRGRIASDNLSADVFAAALRNYEQMQRIGLKPYLYAQLLFSADSRPDAHKALFARVRELWSSVSEEVLFFELEMLRIDEERFAALLKDPGVAAYSHYLHQMRAHAPYTLSEEVEKALKRKDLTGKEAFVQLFEELTSSLTYTFTLPGEEQAREVTGEELLALLHHPDGKVREEAFAAFLDKHADNQLVLSSCFNNLFLDHAREVELRKYPDIMTPTHLSSEAEPAMVERMMEVTEANYGLAQEYFRLKQQLLGLDTMKNTDIYAPLDTENRSLAFSDARTLVLDAFAGFAPELAQAAAAFFDEQRIDVAPRPGKTGGAYCMGMMPGFAPYVLLNYTGNLRDVATLAHELGHGVHFALSQEQNLFHYQASLPFAETASVFGEMLLTRHLLNRETDPQVKIGLLCAKLEDIIATTFRQTVLTRFEIAAHRRRAEGLLSPEDYCALWWQENAKLFGDAVTMIEPYRWGWSYISHFIHARFYCFSYVFGELLVLALYQKYLEEGQAFVPKYLELLRQGGSRSPQELLAPLGIDLADPDFWQKGYDFVGGLLKELKTLVAAR from the coding sequence ATGGCCGCCGATAGCCCGACCTGGAATCTTGCGCCCCTCTACCAGGGCGCTGATGACCCGGCCCTTGAGGCCGACCTGGAACAATTGCGCAAGGCCGCGCGCACTTTGCGGCGCGATTTTCGCGGCCGCATCGCCTCGGACAACCTCAGCGCCGATGTCTTTGCCGCCGCCCTGCGCAACTACGAACAGATGCAGCGCATCGGCCTCAAACCTTATCTTTACGCGCAACTGCTGTTTTCCGCAGACAGTCGCCCGGATGCGCACAAGGCGTTGTTCGCCCGGGTTCGTGAGCTGTGGAGCAGCGTCAGCGAGGAGGTGCTGTTCTTTGAACTCGAGATGCTGCGCATTGACGAGGAGCGCTTCGCGGCTCTGCTCAAGGATCCCGGCGTCGCCGCCTACAGCCACTATCTGCACCAGATGCGCGCCCATGCGCCCTACACCCTGAGCGAAGAGGTCGAGAAGGCTCTCAAGCGCAAGGATCTCACGGGCAAAGAAGCTTTCGTCCAGCTCTTCGAGGAGCTGACTTCCTCCCTGACCTACACCTTCACCCTGCCCGGCGAAGAGCAGGCCCGCGAGGTCACCGGCGAAGAACTCCTGGCCCTGTTGCACCATCCCGACGGCAAGGTGCGCGAGGAAGCCTTTGCGGCGTTTCTCGACAAGCATGCCGACAACCAGCTGGTGCTCAGCAGCTGCTTCAACAATCTGTTCCTGGATCACGCCCGCGAGGTGGAACTGCGCAAATATCCCGACATCATGACACCGACCCATCTGAGCAGCGAGGCCGAACCGGCCATGGTCGAGCGCATGATGGAGGTGACGGAAGCCAATTACGGCCTGGCCCAGGAGTACTTTCGCCTGAAACAGCAGCTGTTGGGCCTCGATACGATGAAAAACACCGACATCTACGCGCCCCTGGACACCGAAAACCGCAGCCTCGCATTCAGCGATGCGCGTACCCTGGTGCTTGATGCCTTTGCCGGCTTCGCCCCCGAGCTGGCCCAGGCCGCCGCGGCTTTCTTCGACGAGCAGCGCATCGACGTCGCCCCGCGCCCCGGCAAAACCGGCGGCGCCTACTGCATGGGCATGATGCCGGGCTTCGCGCCCTATGTGCTGCTCAACTACACCGGCAATCTACGCGATGTCGCGACCCTCGCCCACGAACTCGGCCACGGCGTGCATTTCGCCCTGTCCCAGGAGCAAAACCTGTTTCACTACCAGGCCTCGCTGCCCTTTGCCGAAACCGCCAGCGTATTCGGCGAAATGCTCCTCACCCGCCACCTGCTCAACCGCGAAACGGATCCGCAGGTGAAAATCGGCCTGCTGTGCGCGAAGCTCGAGGACATCATCGCCACTACCTTCCGCCAAACCGTGCTCACCCGCTTTGAAATCGCCGCCCACCGCCGCCGCGCCGAAGGGCTGCTTTCGCCCGAGGATTACTGCGCGCTGTGGTGGCAGGAAAACGCCAAGCTGTTCGGCGATGCGGTGACGATGATCGAACCCTACCGCTGGGGTTGGAGCTACATCAGCCACTTCATCCACGCACGCTTTTACTGCTTCAGCTATGTCTTCGGCGAGCTGCTGGTGCTGGCTCTGTATCAGAAATATCTTGAGGAGGGGCAAGCCTTCGTGCCCAAATATCTCGAACTCCTGCGTCAGGGCGGCAGCCGCTCACCTCAGGAGCTGCTGGCACCCCTGGGCATCGATCTGGCCGATCCCGATTTCTGGCAGAAAGGCTATGATTTTGTCGGCGGGCTGCTGAAAGAGCTCAAAACTCTCGTCGCCGCGCGCTAG
- a CDS encoding redoxin domain-containing protein — protein MEGHQRNLYLYDRFNARVAGVSRDQVATLEFWAKDLGLEFPIFSNPIGHIGIWFNALQAGYPMFNRTTVIIDKWGVIRYMQPGNPDYRGILTVLKQLHEEEGQR, from the coding sequence ATGGAGGGTCATCAGAGAAATCTTTATCTCTATGACCGCTTCAACGCCCGCGTGGCGGGCGTCAGTCGTGACCAGGTTGCAACCCTTGAATTCTGGGCCAAAGATTTGGGTCTGGAGTTCCCCATTTTTTCCAACCCCATCGGCCATATCGGCATCTGGTTTAATGCCTTGCAGGCCGGCTATCCCATGTTCAATCGTACCACGGTGATCATCGACAAATGGGGTGTGATCCGCTACATGCAACCCGGCAATCCCGACTATCGCGGAATTCTCACCGTGCTCAAGCAGCTTCATGAAGAGGAGGGTCAGCGATGA
- a CDS encoding 4Fe-4S binding protein, which yields MNREEQPSQTPRARNAQTRHRLPPMLPRYLVQAGFMLFYVWLAVRFAQWVSLLKAGEIPDFSRPAAVDGFLPISGLMGLRHWFEAGQLFPVHPAAALILLGALLTALLLKRGFCSWVCPVFPLSEGLWRLGAKLCGRTFAPPFWLDLLLRSLKYLLLGFFAYQILWVMPLPGLRAFLASPYHKISDIRMLEFFQHPSATTLVVIGLLAVACFFVQMAWCRYLCPYGALLGLVSLLSLGKISRDEHLCIRCGACSARCPAWLPVMHKRRVRSAECYACYRCVQGCPVAGAVELTWAGRWRLTATAFGVLLVGIFIGVSLWGRLTGNWQGQVSPQEVLFLLRAGG from the coding sequence ATGAACCGCGAAGAACAGCCCAGCCAAACCCCGCGCGCTAGAAACGCCCAAACGCGTCACCGCCTGCCGCCCATGCTGCCGCGCTACCTGGTGCAGGCCGGCTTTATGCTGTTCTATGTCTGGCTGGCCGTACGTTTCGCCCAGTGGGTGAGTCTGCTCAAAGCGGGGGAGATTCCCGATTTCTCCCGGCCCGCGGCGGTCGACGGTTTTCTGCCTATCAGCGGCCTGATGGGATTGCGCCACTGGTTCGAAGCCGGCCAGTTGTTTCCCGTGCATCCCGCCGCAGCGTTGATCCTGCTCGGGGCCCTGCTCACCGCGCTGCTGCTCAAGCGTGGTTTCTGCTCCTGGGTCTGTCCGGTGTTCCCTCTTTCCGAGGGGCTGTGGCGGCTTGGCGCAAAACTCTGTGGCCGCACCTTTGCTCCGCCTTTCTGGCTCGACCTGCTGTTGCGCAGCCTCAAATACCTGCTGCTGGGGTTTTTCGCCTACCAGATTCTGTGGGTCATGCCCCTGCCCGGCTTGCGCGCATTTCTCGCCTCGCCCTACCACAAGATTTCCGATATCCGCATGCTTGAGTTTTTTCAGCATCCGTCCGCCACGACGCTGGTTGTCATCGGCCTGCTCGCTGTTGCCTGCTTTTTCGTGCAGATGGCCTGGTGTCGCTATCTCTGCCCTTATGGGGCGCTGCTTGGTCTGGTGTCCCTGTTGTCCCTGGGTAAAATCAGCCGGGATGAGCATCTGTGCATCCGCTGCGGAGCATGCAGCGCGCGCTGTCCGGCTTGGCTGCCGGTCATGCACAAGCGCCGCGTACGCTCGGCGGAGTGCTACGCCTGCTACCGCTGTGTTCAGGGCTGTCCGGTGGCCGGAGCGGTAGAATTGACCTGGGCTGGCCGCTGGCGCCTGACCGCTACCGCCTTCGGGGTGCTGCTGGTGGGTATTTTTATCGGTGTATCCCTGTGGGGGCGTCTGACGGGGAACTGGCAGGGTCAGGTCAGTCCCCAGGAGGTTCTTTTCCTGCTGCGCGCCGGAGGCTAA